The Solea senegalensis isolate Sse05_10M linkage group LG9, IFAPA_SoseM_1, whole genome shotgun sequence genome has a segment encoding these proteins:
- the LOC122775056 gene encoding macrophage mannose receptor 1-like, producing MTKRSPVLCLFVISGFCFFTGVSSLFHIIELLKNYEDAKSYCREMYTDLATVRNIADMNDLVTAAASASATIVRAWIGLETGAVWKWHWTLPEHQLVYSNWREGEPQIKNQDACAAMDQHGKWFESDCEDKRGFVCHGNGGSIGHFFVANLTSWRAAQNHCRGLSSDLVSISSAEVNEAVLRVSLSQKVWIGLFKDPWMWSDGSSSSFRDWKPGQPNYRKDQNCVAAVFKDGGKWNDLKCQGARKFVCQGVSPLTSTTTQTTTETTTTTQLSTTTTTEVTSTTTQTTTQKTTTVQMSTSTTTIETTPTTQPNTTTLTTELITPNTTYTAYSTLSTTLSNVTTDTISASTTPMGTSAQNTTQLSYPTSTETSPSSPAGNLILIQQSMTWIEAMGYCREHHNDLVHITTKDIQEKVAEKAKNATSPYVWLGIRYTCNFDFWFWTKSTSGCYQNWAPGEGTDGTYDCGVTGAIQATGGQQWVGLPETEKLNFICSTCPD from the exons ATGACGAAAAGGAGTCCagttctgtgtctgtttgtcatcTCAG GTTTTTGCTTCTTCACGGGGGTATCCTCACTCTTTCACATTATTGAGCTTTTAAAGAATTATGAGGACGCGAAGAGTTATTGCAGAGAAATGTACACTGATTTAGCAACAGTTCGCAATATAGCCGATATGAACGATTTGGTCACGGCGGCGGCTTCAGCTTCAGCCACCATTGTTAGAGCCTGGATAGGACTGGAGACTGGAGCTGTGTGGAAGTGGCACTGGACTTTGCCTGAACATCAACTAGTGTATTCGAACTGGAGAGAAGGAGAGCCACAAATAAAGAATCAGGATGCTTGTGCAGCAATGGATCAACATGGCAAGTGGTTTGAAAGTGACTGCGAAGATAAAAGAGGTTTTGTTTGTCACG GCAATGGTGGATCTATTGGTCACTTTTTTGTTGCCAACTTGACATCGTGGAGGGCTGCTCAGAATCACTGCAGGGGCTTATCATCTGATCTGGTCAGCATATCCTCAGCAGAAGTGAATGAGGCGGTACTTCGTGTATCTCTGTCACAAAAGGTTTGGATCGGCCTCTTCAAAGATCCCTGGATGTGGTCAGATGGCAGCAGCTCATCATTCCGTGACTGGAAACCCGGTCAGCCTAATTACCGTAAAGATCAGAACTGTGTTGCTGCAGTATTCAAAGATGGAGGGAAGTGGAATGATCTCAAATGCCAAGGCGCACGCAAGTTTGTTTGTCAAGGGG TCAGTCCACTAACTTCAACAACCACCCAGACAACGACAGAGACGACGACAACAACCCAACTGTCAACAACTACGACAACTGAAGTAACTTCAACAACCACCCAGACAACTACACAGAAGACCACAACAGTCCAAATGTCAACATCTACGACCACTATAGAAACAACTCCCACCACACAGCCAAACACTACAACTCTTACCACCGAACTGATAACACCAAATACCACATATACAGCGTACAGTACCTTAAGCACGACACTCAGCAATGTAACTACAGATACTATTTCTGCATCAACAACACCCATGGGGACATCAgcccaaaacacaacacagctttCATATCCAACGTCCACTGAAACCAGTCCAAGTTCGCCTGCAG GGAATCTGATATTAATCCAGCAAAGCATGACATGGATTGAAGCTATGGGTTACTGTAGAGAGCACCATAATGACCTTGTCCATATAACCACCAAAGACATTCAAGAGAAGGTGGCAGAAAAAGCGAAGAACGCCACTTCACCCTACGTTTGGCTTGGCATACGTTACACCTGTAACTTTGACTTCTGGTTCTGGACGAAGTCGACGTCAGGCTGTTACCAGAACTGGGCTCCTGGAGAAGGAACCGATGGGACATATGACTGTGGTGTTACAGGTGCCATTCAGGCCACTGGAGGGCAGCAGTGGGTAGGCTTACCTGAGACAGAAAAACTGAATTTCATCTGCTCTACTTGTCCTGACTGA
- the c4b gene encoding complement C4-B, with the protein MDCHIVSLLLLALTVETGGSTENRFLISAPHVFHVGVGEKVFVQMGKQHHNTPVILYLEHESTGTVVSSKEMVSCTEKKDVVTVELKINSAIMSRLPPPKYPPSYLLVVAESRTFNKRKFIKVLVSKHRGYIFIQTNQPAYNPTEKVHYRIFTLDHMLRPHGDTLHTSVLNAAGNRIQKSITSAKDGIIKGTFPIPDVSEMGTWTISAHFEGDNANAVSREFKVQRFVLPSFGVDIKLEQNYILLSAKHVVFTISAIYTHGEKVKGAYYCKFGVGLKPESRNQKTIPVFVKGLELTGSVQNGEATVSLPIAKINDQLQKEKNLTLAGLQERGAQVYLAVFVTDIESGEMQEAEDHLPVLSHKYTMDLSRTRSYLPPGFPLDVVVIMRHPDGSPASGVPVRTVIQGSSGQGITDQEGAMFHTFNIDSTTPLTVEVTADDLQQKKTIGRTSSSSASYLYISFTPRMYSVGDFLSVTYSTLNGQTNRFIYYMVLSRGILIKSGRLPFGSSVKDNLLITHDMVPSFRLIGYFYNEPGDVISDSVWVDVRDECEIKVKVEQKGPFEPGKQSVLDIDLHGQKAKVALLAVDKAFYALNTDNRLTAKQVFSAMQSYDLGCSYGGGRDSVSGLKDAGLSFVTHSQSGWKHDSHCDSQSSRKKRSVDLNQEMMTFKSNFSKLEHECCDHGFSLIPMTLTCQQRAKRMSLVKRNQACADIFLKCCLEAQRLMQKKIQEEAEKGLGRTASVEDIEEFFLDPASQYIRRIFPPSFAFNEIEVNGKQRYSLALPDSITTWELQIITLSAATGFCVVKPTEIKAVKRTFVSLRLPYSVKKYEQMFISPVIYNYGRDDLELAVHMEQTEGLCSPGSATTAAFVNITVKSESSQFVSFSAAPMVSGQIPIKIRLYDIINEVGIDAIEKSLNVLTEGLEQRECETIVIKLDGKSVRTIRIDGGFPDETIPNSGSNIFISAEENEFHSQAKNLLSPEKVAKLIVLPTGCLEQTMTGLAPTASALRYLDLSEQWFNLPPGKRDETLENVMQGITRILSYKKADGSYRAFSSVPSSNWVTALVVKVMSLVAQRQRGGLGEQGLKTTLPLDDISLSVRYLLSAQQTDGSFIDPHPVLHRGVLIGKDQVASMTAFITVSLQWSLDFLPEDTEIAVKASISRSTSYLMLHLEKLQHPYAIATTAYCLAVCLEEGSNITRAWTKLQALAMEGKDGCYLWTTDKSPPNQGKADSITIETTAYALLTAVALQHREWADKAACWLITQENYFGGYASSQDTLMALEALAEYELKRPVDPASTVIADFTVPHKSDIVKLVLENKKRVETSLKKFLGSQINMQLSGKGKVKVKIVKAYNLLGPKDDCTKLSIRVTVTGKVKYTSKVIETYEYYDDYDTNMGKDPIPGTEESDSHDRKRRDVDNNLSSVQTVTYRVCVSHSMNYSLTGMAIADITLLSGFEVVIADLDKLKQTPEQYIAHYEVNYGRVLIYFNELFESEECIDFDAKQTVPIGLLQPAPAVFYDYYEPNQKCTIFYSAPQRSKLVSKLCSGDVCQCAERPCHKPKMTFKSERNVRLTKNDRLQHACFFPVVDYGYIVEVLSVSVKSNFEIYKSRVIEVLRSHGDHLVKGNSIRVFVMRRQCKGELNLGRQYLIMGKDGSTTDSTGAMQYLLESNTWIEQKPTDEECKKTIHRVACRGFFTFIREYKVDGCSQ; encoded by the exons ATGGATTGTCACATCGTTTCACTGCTGCTCCTCGCCTTGACTGTGGAAACAGGGGGCTCAACAGAAAACAG ATTCCTCATTTCAGCTCCACATGTGTTTCATGTGGGAGTTGGTGAGAAAGTGTTTGTCCAGATGGGAAAACAGCATCATAACACACCTGTAATTCTCTACCTGGAGCATGAAAGCACTGGCACTGTTGTGTCTTCAAAGGAAATGGTCTCCTGTACAGAAAAGAAGGACGTCGTAACAGTTGAGCTCAAG ATAAACAGTGCAATTATGTCAAGGTTACCGCCTCCAAAATATCCCCCTTCTTACCTTCTGGTCGTGGCAGAAAGCAGGACCTTCAATAAGAGAAAATTTATAAAGGTCCTGGTATCAAAGCACAGGGGCTACATCTTCATTCAGACCAACCAGCCAGCCTACAACCCAACAGAGAAAG TGCATTACCGGATTTTTACCCTTGACCATATGCTCAGGCCTCATGGGGACACACTCCACACATCAGTGCTT AATGCAGCTGGAAATAGGATACAGAAATCCATCACGAGTGCAAAGGACGGAATAATAAAAGGCACATTCCCCATACCTGATGTTTCTGA AATGGGCACATGGACGATTTCAGCTCACTTTGAAGGTGACAACGCAAACGCCGTGTCTCGAGAGTTCAAAGTCCAAAGATTTG TTTTGCCAAGTTTTGGAGTTGACATCAAACTGGAGCAGAACTACATTTTGTTGAGTGCCAAACATGTTGTCTTCACCATATCAGCCAT ATATACACATGGTGAAAAAGTCAAAGGGGCTTATTACTGCAAATTTGGAGTGGGACTAAAACCTGAAAGTCGTAATCAAAAAACTATACCTGTCTTCGTCAAAGGACTGGAACTGACCGGTTCA GTCCAGAATGGAGAAGCAACAGTTTCTCTGCCCATAGCAAAGATAAACGATCAACTCCAGAAAGAAAAGAACCTGACACTTGCTGGTTTACAGGAGAGGGGAGCACAAGTCTATCTGGCAGTATTTGTCACCGACATAGAAA GTGGTGAAATGCAAGAGGCAGAAGATCATCTTCCTGTCCTCTCCCACAAATACACCATGGATCTGTCTCGCACTCGCTCTTACTTACCACCTGGGTTCCCACTAGATGTGGTG GTGATCATGCGTCACCCAGACGGCTCTCCAGCAAGTGGTGTGCCAGTGAGGACTGTCATACAAGGATCTTCTGGGCAAGGCATTACTGACCAGGAGGGGGCAATGTTTCATACCTTTAATATTGACTCTACAACTCCTCTCACCGTTGAA GTGACGGCAGATGACCtgcaacagaagaaaacaattgGACGCACATCATCTTCAAGTGCCAGCTACCTTTACATCAGTTTTACCCCCAGAATGTACTCTGTGGGAGATTTTCTTTCAGTGACATACAGCACCCTGAATGGTCAGACAAATAGGTTTATTTACTACATG GTCCTGAGCCGTGGGATCCTGATAAAAAGTGGACGTCTCCCTTTTGGCAGTTCAGTTAAAGACAACTTACTGATTACACATGATATGGTTCCATCCTTCCGTCTAATTGGCTACTTCTACAATGAGCCCGGTGACGTCATTTCTGACTCAGTGTGGGTGGATGTCAGGGATGAATGTGAGATAAAGGTCAAG GTAGAACAAAAAGGGCCTTTTGAACCTGGAAAACAATCAGTGCTAGACATTGATTTACATGGTCAGAAAGCCAAAGTGGCTCTGCTTGCTGTGGATAAAGCCTTCTACGCTCTCAATACTGACAATAGACTGACAGCCAAACAG GTGTTTTCTGCCATGCAGTCATATGATCTTGGCTGCTCATACGGTGGAGGAAGGGACTCAGTATCTGGACTAAAAGATGCAGGCCTATCGTTTGTAACTCATTCGCAGTCAGGGTGGAAACATG ATTCTCACTGTGACTCACAATCCTCACGAAAAAAACGCTCTGTGGACCTcaaccaggaaatgatgacCTTCA AATCTAACTTTTCCAAATTGGAACATGAGTGTTGTGATCATGGGTTTTCTCTCATACCTATGACACTAACATGTCAGCAAAGAGCAAAGCGCATGTCTCTGGTGAAACGCAATCAAGCTTGTGCGGACATCTTTTTGAAATGCTGCCTGGAAGCACAGCGTctgatgcagaaaaaaatacaagaggaggcagagaaaggACTTGGCCGGA cGGCAAGTGTTGAAGACATCGAAGAGTTCTTCTTGGACCCTGCCAGTCAGTACATTCGACGAATTTTTCCTCCCAGCTTTGCATTCAACGAAATTGAAGTAAATGGTAAACAAAG GTATAGTTTGGCTCTTCCTGATTCCATCACCACGTGGGAACTTCAAATCATCACATTATCTGCTGCCACTG GTTTCTGTGTCGTCAAACCGACTGAGATCAAAGCCGTGAAGAGGACATTTGTGTCTCTGAGACTGCCCTACTCAGTGAAAAAATACGAGCAAATGTTCATTTCTCCTGTTATCTACAACTACGGCCGAGACGACCTAGAG TTGGCAGTTCATATGGAGCAAACTGAAGGGCTTTGCTCCCCTGGCTCAGCCACCACCGCAGCCTTTGTTAACATCACTGTGAAATCTGAGTCTTCAcagtttgtctctttctctgccgCCCCCATGGTGTCCGGGCAAATACCCATCAAAATACGTCTCTATGACATAATTAATGAGGTGGGAATAGATGCGATTGAGAAGAGTTTGAATGTGCTG ACAGAAGGATTAGAACAGAGAGAATGCGAAACCATAGTGATTAAATTAGATG GGAAGAGTGTAAGGACCATACGTATTGATGGAGGTTTTCCAGATGAAACAATCCCCAACTCCGGGTCcaatattttcatttcagcagaAG AGAATGAATTTCACTCACAAGCGAAGAACCTTCTTTCTCCGGAGAAGGTGGCTAAACTGATCGTGCTGCCTACAGGATGTTTGGAGCAGACAATGACAGGGCTTGCTCCCACAGCTTCAGCCCTCCGTTACCTTGATCTAAGCGAGCAGTGGTTTAACCTTCCTCCTGGTAAAAGAGATGAGACTCTGGAAAACGTTATGCAAG gtATTACGAGGATTTTATCCTACAAAAAAGCCGATGGATCTTATCGAGCATTTAGTTCAGTGCCATCTAGTAATTG GGTGACTGCCCTTGTTGTAAAAGTTATGTCCTTGGTGGCTCAGCGTCAGAGAGGAGGTTTGGGAGAGCAGGGCCTGAAAACGACTTTACCACTAGATGATATTTCGCTCTCTGTCAGATACTTGCTCTCAGCACAGCAGACAGATGGGTCATTCATTGACCCACATCCTGTGTTGCACAGAGGCGTCCTG ATCGGCAAAGACCAGGTGGCATCCATGACGGCTTTCATAACTGTTTCTCTACAATGGTCACTTGACTTCCTGCCAGAAGATACAGAGATTGCTGTG AAAGCAAGCATTTCAAGATCAACATCATATCTCATGTTACATCTGGAGAAGCTTCAGCATCCGTATGCTATTGCCACCACAGCCTACTGCCTCGCAGTGTGCCTGGAGGAGGGATCAAATATCACACGGGCCTGGACAAAACTTCAAGCACTGGCTATGGAAG GGAAGGATGGCTGTTATCTGTGGACAACAGATAAGAGCCCACCGAATCAAGGGAAGGCTGACAGCATCACTATAGAAACAACAGCCTATGCCCTTCTAACTGCAGTGGCACTTCAACATAGAGAATGGGCAGACAAAGCAGCCTGCTGGTTAATCACCCAAGAAAACTATTTTGGAGGCTACGCCTCCTCACAG GACACCCTCATGGCACTGGAAGCCCTCGCTGAGTATGAGCTGAAGAGGCCTGTTGATCCCGCATCAACTGTAATTGCAGACTTCACTGTACCACATAAGAGTGACATTGTGAAGCTTGTCCTGGAAAATAAGAAGAGGGTGGAGACAAGCCTGAAG AAATTTTTAGGGAGTCAGATTAACATGCAGTTGTCAGGGAAAGGaaaagtcaaagtaaaa ATTGTAAAGGCTTACAATCTTCTGGGACCCAAGGATGACTGTACCAAGCTGTCTATCCGTGTCACAGTGACGGGCAAAGTAAAATACACTT CTAAGGTTATAGAAACCTATGAATACTACGATGACTACGATACCAATATGGGAAAGGATCCAATCCCAGGCACAGAGGAATCTGACAGTCATGACCGAAAAAGGAGAGACGTCGATAACAACCTGAGTTCAGTCCAAACTGTCACTTACAGAGTCTGTGTCAG tcacaGTATGAACTACAGTCTCACTGGCATGGCCATTGCTGACATCACACTACTCAGTGGGTTCGAAGTAGTAATTGCGGACCTGGACAAG CTAAAGCAGACACCTGAGCAATACATTGCCCATTATGAAGTCAACTATGGAAGGGTGCTGATCTATTTCAATGAG CTCTTTGAATCAGAGGAATGTATTGATTTCGATGCTAAGCAGACAGTTCCCATTGGGCTTCTGCAGCCTGCTCCAGCTGTGTTCTATGACTATTATGAACCAA ACCAAAAGTGTACTATCTTTTACTCTGCCCCCCAAAGAAGCAAGCTGGTCTCCAAACTGTGTTCAGGGGATGTTTGCCAGTGTGCAGAAC gacCATGTCATAAACCGAAAATGACATTCAAATCAGAAAGGAATGTAAGACTGACAAAGAATGATCGTTTGCAACATGCTTGCTTCTTCCCTGTGGTGGATTATG GATACATTGTCGAAGTGCTCAGTGTTTCAGTGAAGAGCAACTTTGAGATCTACAAGTCGAGAGTGATCGAGGTGCTTCGATCAC ATGGAGATCATCTTGTCAAAGGAAATTCTATTCGTGTGTTTGTGATGAGGCGTCAGTGCAAAGGGGAGTTGAATTTGGGGAGACAGTATCTCATCATGGGCAAAGATGGCTCCACAACTGACTCAACGGGAGC AATGCAGTATCTGTTGGAATCAAACACCTGGATTGAACAAAAGCCAACAGATGAAGAGTGTAAAAAAACTATCCATCGCGTTGCCTGCAGGGGCTTCTTCACTTTCATCAGGGAGTACAAGGTGGATGGCTGCAGTCAGTGA